Proteins encoded in a region of the Zunongwangia endophytica genome:
- the rplS gene encoding 50S ribosomal protein L19 translates to MESLIKFVQDEFVTTKDLPEFSAGDTITVYYEIKEGQKTRTQFFRGVVIQKRGTGSSQTFTIRKMSGTVGVERIFPVNLPAIQKIEVNKRGSVRRARIFYFRELTGKKARIKEAKRS, encoded by the coding sequence ATGGAATCGTTAATTAAATTCGTTCAAGACGAATTCGTTACCACTAAAGATCTTCCTGAATTTTCAGCTGGAGATACTATTACAGTTTATTACGAAATTAAAGAGGGTCAAAAAACCCGTACACAGTTTTTCCGTGGAGTTGTAATCCAAAAAAGAGGAACTGGAAGCTCACAAACTTTCACCATTAGAAAAATGAGTGGTACAGTTGGTGTAGAGCGTATCTTCCCTGTTAACTTACCTGCGATCCAAAAGATCGAAGTTAACAAAAGAGGTAGCGTTAGAAGAGCTAGAATTTTCTACTTTAGAGAACTTACTGGTAAAAAAGCTCGTATTAAAGAGGCTAAAAGATCTTAA
- the trmD gene encoding tRNA (guanosine(37)-N1)-methyltransferase TrmD: MRIDIITVVPDILKSPFEASILKRAIEKGHVEIHLHNLRDYVTDNYKQIDDYQFGGGAGMVMMIEPIDKCISKLKEERNYDEVIYMTPDGETLNQKMANRMSMLENIIILCGHYKGVDQRVRDHFITKEISVGDYVLSGGELGAAILCDSIIRLIPGVLGNETSALTDSFQDNLLAPPVFTRPAEYKGWKVPEILTSGNFPKIEEWRENEAFKRTKQLRPDLLDDE, encoded by the coding sequence ATGCGTATTGATATTATTACCGTAGTTCCCGACATCCTAAAGAGTCCGTTTGAAGCTTCTATTTTAAAAAGAGCCATAGAGAAAGGACATGTAGAAATTCATCTTCATAATCTGCGGGACTATGTTACCGATAACTATAAGCAAATTGACGATTATCAATTTGGTGGTGGCGCTGGAATGGTAATGATGATTGAGCCAATTGATAAATGTATTTCTAAACTCAAGGAAGAGCGTAACTACGATGAAGTTATTTATATGACTCCAGATGGTGAAACTCTAAATCAAAAAATGGCCAATCGCATGTCAATGCTAGAAAACATTATTATTCTATGCGGCCACTATAAAGGTGTAGATCAGCGAGTGCGCGATCATTTTATAACCAAAGAAATTTCTGTAGGGGATTATGTGCTTTCAGGCGGAGAATTGGGAGCCGCTATATTGTGTGATTCTATAATAAGGCTAATACCCGGAGTACTAGGAAACGAAACTTCAGCATTAACCGACTCTTTTCAGGATAATTTATTAGCGCCTCCTGTTTTTACAAGACCCGCTGAATATAAAGGATGGAAAGTGCCGGAAATTTTAACTTCAGGAAATTTTCCGAAGATTGAAGAATGGCGTGAAAATGAAGCATTTAAACGTACAAAACAGCTTCGACCAGATCTTTTGGATGATGAATAA
- a CDS encoding DUF748 domain-containing protein, producing the protein MTSEKKKRKPLKKKRYVVPITIITLLIILRLFLPLIVKNYVNKTLNNIPGYSGHVEDIDIALWRGAYAIDGLVLINEKAETETPLIDFPKTDISVEWKSLLKGKIVSEIAMHGPKFNYIFEDQQDSSATGNADTEDWTKALTDLVPIDINHLQINDGTANFVQLSTNPQIDMFMEKINLQATNLSNVVNGEKKLPSNIKATATSIGGGQVNLNGNMNLLREIPDMDLDFSLEKAKATGINDLTRRYAGVDFESGTFELYCEVAISDAYMKGYIKPMFINTKLIAKNDEGGIFKKLWEGFVGVFKFVLKNQGTDTLATKVPLEGDLSNVKSGIFSTVINIFENAWINAFQNDVNEEINFEDAQKKDK; encoded by the coding sequence ATGACTTCTGAAAAAAAGAAGAGAAAACCGCTGAAGAAAAAGAGATATGTTGTTCCGATAACTATCATAACGCTTCTTATTATATTAAGGTTATTTCTTCCACTTATTGTAAAAAACTATGTCAATAAGACGCTGAATAATATCCCGGGATATAGTGGCCATGTTGAAGATATCGACATTGCGTTATGGCGCGGTGCCTACGCTATAGATGGTCTGGTGCTTATCAATGAAAAGGCAGAAACCGAAACTCCGCTTATCGATTTCCCGAAAACAGATATTTCAGTAGAGTGGAAATCACTTCTTAAAGGAAAAATTGTGAGCGAAATCGCAATGCATGGCCCCAAATTCAATTACATTTTCGAAGATCAGCAAGATAGCAGCGCTACAGGAAATGCTGATACCGAAGATTGGACAAAAGCACTAACAGATCTTGTGCCTATTGATATTAACCATTTACAAATTAATGATGGTACTGCGAATTTTGTACAGCTTTCTACCAATCCTCAGATTGATATGTTTATGGAAAAAATTAATCTACAGGCGACCAATCTTAGCAATGTAGTAAATGGAGAAAAGAAATTACCATCAAATATTAAAGCTACTGCAACATCTATTGGAGGCGGACAAGTGAATCTAAATGGTAATATGAATTTACTGAGAGAAATACCCGATATGGATTTGGATTTTTCTCTGGAAAAAGCGAAAGCAACCGGAATTAATGATCTTACAAGACGCTATGCCGGTGTAGACTTTGAAAGCGGAACATTTGAGTTATACTGCGAGGTTGCAATTAGCGATGCGTATATGAAAGGTTATATAAAACCGATGTTTATTAATACTAAACTTATTGCAAAAAACGATGAAGGCGGTATTTTCAAGAAACTTTGGGAAGGCTTTGTAGGGGTTTTTAAATTTGTACTGAAAAATCAGGGTACCGACACGCTGGCCACCAAAGTACCATTAGAAGGCGATCTAAGCAATGTAAAAAGCGGAATTTTCTCTACCGTTATAAATATTTTTGAAAACGCATGGATAAATGCATTTCAAAATGATGTTAACGAAGAAATCAATTTTGAGGATGCTCAGAAAAAAGATAAATAG
- a CDS encoding S1C family serine protease, producing MKKLASLLMVSILGGAITLGSYKLFFDEENGTFFSEEPTATESLIQANYNAERTYGTNVDFTTAAENTVHAVVHVKNVAVYNGPRSWADIMQGRTESSKALRGTGSGVIITPDGYIVTNNHVIDGASELEVTLNNNKTYKAKVIGADAISDIALIKVEPEEELDYIPFGNSNNVKVGEWVLAVGNPFNLKSTVTAGIVSAKSRNLNPAATGQSFIQTDAAINPGNSGGALVNINGELVGINTAITSMTGSYVGYAFAVPSNNAKKIVDDIMEYGNIQQGILGIRGSDFTRAPEMSEEYGTTQGVFVSEVTKGSGAEKAGIKSNDVIKKIDNISVNKFSDLTGYINTKRPNDTVNVVVLRNGTEKEIAVKLTKLNVTQLPIGLEVTNATKDELKFYQTENGVKISKTLSDQYAEEEFVGSIITEINGEKIYDIRDADEAFKSIERGSGLSMTFIDKTGQKQRVIFR from the coding sequence ATGAAAAAATTAGCAAGTTTACTTATGGTATCCATCCTTGGTGGAGCAATTACATTGGGTAGCTATAAGCTATTTTTTGATGAAGAAAATGGAACTTTCTTTTCAGAAGAGCCAACTGCTACAGAAAGCCTTATCCAGGCAAATTATAATGCGGAACGCACCTACGGCACAAATGTAGATTTTACTACAGCGGCAGAAAATACGGTACACGCCGTAGTACATGTAAAAAATGTTGCGGTTTATAATGGCCCTCGTAGTTGGGCAGATATTATGCAAGGCAGAACAGAATCTAGCAAAGCACTACGCGGAACAGGATCTGGAGTAATTATAACGCCAGATGGTTATATCGTTACTAATAATCATGTTATCGATGGTGCCAGCGAATTAGAAGTTACCTTAAATAATAACAAAACCTACAAGGCGAAAGTTATCGGGGCAGATGCAATTTCAGACATTGCTTTAATTAAAGTAGAACCTGAAGAAGAACTGGATTACATTCCATTCGGAAACTCAAATAACGTAAAAGTTGGAGAGTGGGTTCTAGCGGTAGGAAATCCATTTAACTTAAAATCTACGGTAACTGCCGGAATTGTTAGTGCCAAATCAAGAAATCTAAATCCTGCGGCTACCGGACAATCTTTTATACAAACCGACGCGGCAATTAACCCTGGAAACAGTGGTGGTGCTTTGGTTAATATAAACGGAGAGCTGGTTGGAATAAATACTGCCATTACTTCTATGACGGGTAGTTATGTTGGATACGCATTTGCAGTACCTTCTAACAACGCCAAAAAAATTGTTGATGATATTATGGAATATGGAAATATCCAACAAGGGATTTTAGGTATTCGTGGTAGTGATTTTACTAGAGCTCCAGAGATGAGTGAGGAATATGGTACAACCCAAGGTGTATTTGTAAGCGAAGTTACTAAAGGAAGTGGTGCAGAAAAAGCTGGTATCAAATCTAACGATGTGATCAAGAAAATTGATAATATTAGCGTAAACAAATTTTCAGATCTCACCGGCTATATTAACACCAAACGACCAAATGATACCGTAAATGTGGTTGTTTTGCGAAACGGTACAGAAAAAGAAATTGCTGTAAAATTGACCAAACTTAATGTTACGCAGTTACCTATTGGTTTAGAGGTGACCAACGCTACAAAAGATGAACTTAAATTTTACCAAACAGAAAATGGGGTAAAAATAAGTAAAACCTTAAGTGATCAATATGCTGAAGAAGAATTTGTAGGATCGATTATTACTGAAATAAACGGAGAAAAGATTTACGATATTCGTGATGCAGATGAAGCTTTTAAATCTATAGAAAGAGGAAGTGGCTTAAGCATGACGTTTATAGACAAAACAGGCCAAAAGCAGCGTGTAATCTTCAGATAG
- the dapF gene encoding diaminopimelate epimerase — MRLQFFKYQGTGNDFVMIDNRDNVLSKNDTKLINRLCDRKFGIGADGLILLENPEVEGDDFKMVYFNADGNQSSMCGNGGRCLVAYAKMLGIIEVDANFTAIDGAHKASIDSSGIVNLQMQNVSNIYQSGNIAFLDTGSPHHIVFTENVKDLDVKEEGAAIRYSTDYKEKGTNVNFVEKTEQNDTFIVRTYERGVEDETLACGTGVTAVAIAAYHSHRTEAAEVKLQVPGGNLSVSFKADGENYTDVWLKGPAKLVFKGEIEC; from the coding sequence ATGAGACTTCAGTTTTTCAAATATCAGGGTACAGGAAACGATTTTGTAATGATTGACAATCGTGATAATGTACTATCCAAAAACGATACCAAATTGATCAACAGGCTTTGCGACCGTAAATTTGGCATAGGAGCAGACGGATTAATTTTACTAGAAAATCCTGAAGTAGAAGGCGACGATTTTAAAATGGTTTATTTCAACGCCGACGGAAATCAAAGTTCTATGTGCGGTAACGGTGGTCGTTGTCTTGTTGCCTATGCGAAAATGCTGGGAATTATTGAAGTTGATGCAAATTTTACAGCTATTGATGGTGCTCACAAAGCATCGATAGACAGTAGCGGAATTGTGAATTTACAAATGCAAAATGTATCGAATATTTACCAATCTGGGAATATTGCATTTCTAGACACGGGATCTCCACACCATATTGTTTTTACTGAAAATGTAAAAGATCTAGATGTGAAAGAAGAAGGAGCAGCAATTCGATACTCTACAGATTATAAAGAAAAAGGAACTAACGTAAATTTTGTTGAAAAAACCGAGCAGAATGATACTTTTATCGTTCGTACTTACGAACGTGGCGTAGAAGATGAAACTTTAGCCTGTGGGACCGGAGTTACAGCAGTAGCTATTGCTGCTTATCATAGTCATAGGACAGAAGCTGCAGAAGTGAAATTACAGGTTCCCGGGGGTAATTTATCGGTAAGCTTTAAAGCAGACGGAGAAAATTATACAGATGTTTGGCTTAAAGGTCCGGCAAAACTAGTTTTTAAAGGAGAGATAGAATGCTAA
- a CDS encoding GNAT family N-acetyltransferase — protein MLTLKGEKLYLRALEPEDLEFLHELENNEEFWEVSATQAPFSKFILKKYLENSHLDIYEVKQLRLVICNLKQQPIGLIDIFDFEPRDRRAAIGILIAKPEERQKGFGAESLSLVCKYCFKHLGLHQVYANITADNERSLRLFENRGFSQAGLKKEWTFIDGRFKDEYLYQLINKNVH, from the coding sequence ATGCTAACCTTAAAAGGAGAAAAGCTTTACTTAAGAGCGCTAGAGCCAGAAGACCTGGAATTTCTGCATGAATTGGAAAATAACGAAGAATTTTGGGAAGTTAGTGCAACGCAAGCTCCTTTCTCAAAATTCATCCTAAAAAAATATCTGGAGAATTCTCATTTAGATATTTACGAAGTAAAACAATTACGTTTGGTAATTTGTAATCTAAAGCAACAACCTATCGGTTTAATTGATATTTTCGATTTCGAACCTCGAGATCGCAGAGCAGCAATAGGTATTTTAATAGCAAAGCCCGAAGAACGCCAAAAGGGTTTTGGAGCAGAAAGTTTGTCTTTAGTATGTAAATACTGTTTCAAACATTTAGGCCTGCATCAGGTGTATGCAAATATCACTGCAGATAATGAGCGAAGTTTGCGACTATTTGAAAATCGCGGATTTTCACAAGCCGGTTTAAAAAAAGAATGGACGTTTATAGATGGACGTTTTAAAGACGAATATTTATATCAACTAATAAATAAGAATGTACATTAA
- the mltG gene encoding endolytic transglycosylase MltG: MYIKKILVAVAILGLVGVGIFSYYIYESILGENTKFASEKEIVLIPTNADYRTVLDSLRPLVKDLSSFNIVAEKKQYPGNIKAGRFILKKGMNNNDIVNTLRSTNAPINISFNNQERVEDLAGRISNQIEADSLSLLEAMRDEEFLAENNLDEATALGMYIPNKYEFFWNTSAEEFRARMKTEYDRFWSQSRLQKAEEIGLTPGQVITIASIVQKETAKVDERPKVAGVYMNRYKNGWKLDADPTVIYAIKEKTQNFDTIIKRVLYKDLELDSPYNTYKYREIPPGPIAMPDISSIDAVLNYEDHDYFYFVANVENFGYHKFAKTLAQHNRNKQEYVRWINKKGIKR; encoded by the coding sequence ATGTACATTAAAAAGATTTTAGTAGCCGTAGCGATTTTAGGACTTGTTGGAGTAGGTATATTTAGTTATTATATCTACGAAAGCATTTTAGGAGAAAACACCAAATTCGCTTCAGAAAAAGAAATAGTTTTAATTCCTACGAATGCTGATTATAGAACTGTTTTAGATAGTCTTCGCCCATTGGTGAAAGACCTTAGCAGTTTTAATATCGTTGCTGAAAAAAAACAGTATCCGGGTAATATTAAAGCAGGACGATTTATTCTGAAAAAAGGGATGAATAATAATGACATTGTAAATACACTGCGAAGTACCAATGCTCCTATTAATATAAGTTTTAACAACCAGGAGCGAGTGGAAGATCTAGCCGGTCGAATTTCTAATCAAATTGAAGCTGATAGTTTAAGTTTACTAGAAGCAATGCGCGATGAGGAATTTCTTGCTGAAAATAATTTAGATGAGGCAACAGCTCTAGGAATGTATATCCCGAATAAATATGAATTCTTCTGGAATACTTCTGCTGAAGAATTTAGAGCACGAATGAAAACCGAGTACGATCGTTTTTGGTCACAAAGCCGTTTACAAAAAGCTGAAGAAATAGGCTTAACACCGGGACAGGTTATTACTATTGCTTCTATTGTTCAGAAAGAAACTGCGAAAGTAGATGAACGTCCAAAAGTAGCTGGCGTTTATATGAATCGTTATAAGAACGGCTGGAAGCTTGATGCAGATCCTACAGTGATTTACGCTATTAAAGAGAAAACACAAAATTTTGATACGATCATAAAAAGAGTTTTATATAAGGATCTAGAGTTGGATTCTCCATATAATACCTACAAGTATCGTGAAATTCCACCCGGTCCTATTGCAATGCCCGATATTTCTTCTATCGATGCCGTATTAAATTACGAGGATCATGATTACTTCTATTTTGTCGCCAACGTAGAAAATTTTGGGTATCATAAATTCGCTAAAACCCTTGCTCAGCATAACCGCAACAAGCAAGAATATGTTCGCTGGATTAATAAAAAAGGGATAAAAAGATAA
- a CDS encoding peptidoglycan-binding protein LysM, with the protein MSKKIVKLSWLPVVAGSLFFSFSTKKAADLEIEGFTTPHLELNYTVSVDALPLKASKAPAKALPKLGKSYTGFKEAIGFKESRGDYSSINEYGYMGKYQFGKGTLNLLGVYNTQEFLESPELQEATFYTNASRNKWILIRDIKRFSGKTINGVEVTESGILAAAHLAGPGSVKKYLRSYGAQMFNDAFGTSIKYYMKRFAGYDTSFIEPVKNPRVDFSKLSKI; encoded by the coding sequence ATGAGTAAGAAAATTGTTAAGCTTTCCTGGTTGCCCGTTGTTGCAGGATCATTATTTTTTAGTTTCAGCACAAAGAAAGCAGCCGATCTAGAGATAGAAGGTTTTACTACTCCTCATCTTGAATTAAATTATACGGTATCTGTAGATGCATTACCGTTAAAAGCTTCTAAGGCGCCGGCTAAGGCACTCCCTAAATTAGGGAAGTCGTATACTGGTTTTAAAGAAGCTATCGGCTTTAAAGAGTCGAGAGGAGATTACAGCAGTATTAACGAATATGGGTACATGGGGAAATACCAGTTTGGTAAAGGAACCTTAAATCTATTAGGCGTTTATAATACTCAGGAGTTTTTGGAGAGTCCAGAACTTCAAGAAGCAACATTTTATACAAATGCTTCTCGTAACAAATGGATCCTGATTCGTGATATTAAGCGCTTTTCAGGAAAAACTATTAATGGGGTAGAGGTTACAGAATCTGGTATTCTGGCAGCTGCACATTTAGCTGGTCCTGGTAGTGTGAAAAAATATTTAAGAAGTTATGGTGCTCAAATGTTTAATGATGCATTTGGTACAAGTATTAAATATTACATGAAACGTTTTGCCGGTTACGACACTTCGTTTATTGAACCAGTGAAAAATCCTAGAGTTGATTTTTCAAAATTATCTAAAATATAG
- a CDS encoding SAM-dependent methyltransferase: MASNFSFSGKLYLIPTTLGESNPIEVLPLTVKKHVERIDHYIAENEKTARRAIKKLVPQKKQQILKFKTLNKFTDVAEIPNFLDACKEGFDMGLISEAGVPGVADPGAEIVKLAHQNGIQVVPLVGPSSILLAMMGSGMNGQAFSFNGYLPIDKKEKKQELKNLERISSEKNMAQLFIETPYRNNKLLEDLIQTLHPSTRLCVACDLTLPTESIVTLAINEWKQKKVDLHKRPTIFVIQKD, from the coding sequence ATGGCTTCAAACTTTTCATTTTCAGGTAAACTATATTTAATTCCAACAACTTTGGGAGAATCCAATCCTATTGAAGTGCTTCCGCTTACCGTAAAAAAGCATGTTGAAAGAATTGATCACTACATCGCTGAAAATGAAAAAACAGCTAGAAGAGCTATCAAAAAATTAGTTCCGCAGAAAAAACAACAAATCTTAAAGTTTAAGACTTTAAATAAATTTACTGATGTTGCTGAAATCCCGAACTTTCTTGATGCCTGTAAAGAAGGTTTCGATATGGGACTAATTAGCGAAGCCGGAGTTCCCGGGGTTGCCGATCCTGGTGCTGAAATTGTAAAACTAGCCCATCAAAATGGGATTCAGGTTGTTCCGCTTGTAGGTCCTTCTTCTATTTTATTAGCAATGATGGGCAGCGGAATGAATGGACAAGCTTTTAGTTTTAACGGTTACTTGCCTATCGATAAAAAAGAAAAGAAGCAGGAATTAAAGAATCTTGAGCGTATTTCTTCTGAAAAGAATATGGCGCAACTTTTTATTGAAACTCCTTACCGAAATAATAAACTTTTAGAAGATCTTATACAGACGCTTCATCCTTCTACTCGCCTTTGCGTTGCTTGCGATCTTACTTTGCCAACAGAATCTATAGTTACGCTTGCTATAAACGAGTGGAAACAAAAAAAGGTAGACCTTCACAAAAGACCTACCATTTTTGTTATTCAAAAAGATTAA
- a CDS encoding low molecular weight protein-tyrosine-phosphatase: MEKKRILMVCLGNICRSPLAEGLLKSKVNPEEIYVDSAGTGNYHVGDLPDRRSIATAKQHHLDITDQRGRQLSTEDLNSFDHIFVMDNSNYRDSIALAKTEDQKEKIKLILNEIFPGENVDVPDPYFGGDQGFENVYQMLDEATTNIVEKLNNGTY; encoded by the coding sequence ATGGAAAAGAAAAGAATCTTAATGGTTTGCCTTGGCAACATTTGTAGATCACCCCTTGCAGAAGGACTCCTAAAATCTAAGGTAAATCCTGAAGAAATTTATGTGGACTCTGCCGGCACAGGAAATTACCATGTTGGTGATCTTCCTGATCGCAGATCGATCGCAACAGCAAAACAACATCATCTTGATATAACCGATCAAAGAGGAAGACAGTTAAGCACTGAAGATTTAAACTCGTTCGATCACATTTTCGTGATGGATAACTCTAACTATCGCGATTCTATTGCGCTAGCAAAGACTGAAGATCAGAAAGAAAAAATAAAACTCATTCTAAATGAAATCTTTCCGGGAGAAAATGTAGATGTTCCCGATCCTTATTTTGGTGGTGACCAAGGTTTTGAAAATGTGTATCAAATGCTTGATGAGGCGACAACTAACATCGTAGAAAAATTAAATAACGGAACGTATTAA
- the dnaA gene encoding chromosomal replication initiator protein DnaA, translating to MSKTAQSVWNSCLAFIKDNISPQAYKTWFEPIQAVKLTDCALSIQVPSKFFYEWLEEHYVKLLKVSLTRELGEKAKLVYVIKMENTYGNKLPFTEKIPSTQRSNMSSQEVDVPVKNKNPELKNPFVIPGIRNVKIESQLNPSYNFENFLEGDSNRLARSAGLAVANKPGGTSFNPLLIFGGVGLGKTHLAHAIGVEIKDKYPEKTVLYISAEKFTQQYIESVKKNNRNDFIHFYQIIDVLIVDDIQLLSGKAGTQDVFFHIFNHLHQNGKQVILTSDKAPVDMQDIEQRLLSRFKWGLSAELQHPDFETRVSIIKNKLYRDGVEMPEDIVEFLANNIKANIRELEGAIISLIAHSSFNKKDVTIELAKKIVDNYVKNTKREVSIDYIQKVVSDYFQMDVETLQSKTRKRHIVQARQLAMFFAKKFTKASLASIGSQIGSRDHATVLHACKTVDNLSTTDKQFKKFVEDLNKKLTI from the coding sequence ATGTCGAAAACTGCGCAATCAGTTTGGAATAGCTGTCTAGCTTTTATTAAAGATAACATCTCGCCACAGGCCTACAAAACCTGGTTCGAGCCAATCCAAGCAGTAAAACTTACAGATTGTGCTCTAAGCATACAGGTACCATCTAAGTTTTTTTATGAATGGTTGGAAGAGCACTATGTTAAGCTTTTAAAAGTTTCTTTAACTAGAGAGCTTGGAGAAAAAGCCAAACTAGTGTACGTTATAAAAATGGAAAATACCTACGGTAATAAATTGCCCTTTACCGAGAAAATTCCAAGTACACAGCGATCAAATATGTCTTCACAGGAAGTAGATGTTCCCGTGAAGAACAAAAACCCGGAACTTAAAAATCCATTTGTAATACCGGGGATTAGAAATGTGAAAATTGAATCACAACTAAATCCTAGTTATAATTTTGAAAACTTCCTAGAAGGAGACTCTAACAGGTTGGCAAGATCTGCTGGTTTAGCAGTAGCTAACAAACCAGGAGGAACTTCTTTTAACCCGCTTCTAATTTTTGGAGGTGTTGGTCTGGGAAAAACACACTTAGCACATGCTATTGGTGTAGAAATAAAGGATAAGTATCCTGAAAAAACGGTACTCTATATTTCTGCGGAAAAATTTACACAACAGTACATCGAATCGGTTAAAAAGAATAACAGAAACGACTTTATTCATTTTTACCAGATCATAGATGTTCTTATTGTAGATGATATACAGTTGTTATCTGGTAAAGCAGGAACTCAGGATGTATTTTTCCACATTTTTAATCACTTGCATCAAAACGGAAAACAAGTAATTCTTACCAGCGATAAAGCTCCGGTAGATATGCAGGATATCGAGCAGCGTTTGCTTTCTCGATTTAAATGGGGATTATCGGCTGAATTGCAGCATCCAGATTTTGAAACTCGTGTATCGATCATTAAAAACAAACTCTATCGCGATGGTGTAGAGATGCCAGAAGATATTGTTGAATTTTTAGCGAATAATATCAAAGCTAATATTCGAGAATTAGAAGGCGCAATCATTTCTTTAATTGCCCATTCTTCTTTCAACAAAAAAGATGTTACTATAGAGCTTGCTAAAAAGATTGTTGACAATTACGTTAAGAATACCAAGCGAGAAGTAAGTATCGATTACATCCAAAAAGTTGTAAGCGATTATTTCCAAATGGATGTTGAAACACTACAATCTAAAACAAGAAAAAGACATATTGTACAGGCAAGACAATTAGCAATGTTCTTTGCCAAGAAGTTTACCAAAGCTTCGCTTGCAAGTATTGGTTCACAAATTGGAAGTCGCGATCATGCTACAGTGCTTCATGCTTGTAAAACGGTAGATAATCTTTCTACAACAGATAAGCAGTTCAAAAAATTTGTAGAAGACCTCAATAAGAAATTAACGATTTAA
- a CDS encoding acyl-CoA thioesterase, giving the protein MTEHISILKVRYAETDQMGVVHHGNYAQYLEIARIEWLEKIGISYKSMEKNGIMLPVYEMNFKFKKSAFFDDNLKIHTSLRKTPDVKIIFDYKIYNQEDELLTTASTILVFMDAKTKRPMRCPEYVLEKLEISA; this is encoded by the coding sequence ATGACAGAACATATATCCATACTAAAAGTACGATATGCAGAGACAGACCAAATGGGTGTTGTGCATCACGGTAACTACGCTCAGTATCTGGAAATTGCGCGAATTGAGTGGCTCGAAAAAATAGGTATTTCCTATAAAAGTATGGAAAAAAATGGGATAATGCTGCCTGTTTATGAAATGAATTTTAAGTTTAAGAAATCAGCTTTTTTTGATGATAATTTGAAGATCCATACGAGCCTAAGAAAGACGCCCGATGTCAAGATAATTTTCGACTATAAAATATACAATCAAGAGGATGAGTTGTTAACAACTGCAAGTACAATTTTGGTTTTTATGGATGCTAAAACTAAACGCCCAATGCGATGCCCAGAATATGTTTTGGAGAAATTAGAAATTAGTGCTTAG
- a CDS encoding IMPACT family protein: protein MKDTYKTITKASEEVLFKDRNSKFFGYAFPIKNEEEASVYLEELKTKHHKARHWCYAWQTGKEEQDIYYRANDDGEPSNSAGMPIYGQMQSFEVTNVLIVVVRYFGGVKLGVGGLINAYKTAAQMALENSNIVKRTIDEIFEVHFDYPEMNIVMRLIKENNLNILEQKLALDCKIYISVRKNDAEAIFDKFDTTYKVAIKRIDAN from the coding sequence ATGAAAGACACCTATAAAACCATTACCAAAGCTTCTGAAGAAGTGTTATTTAAAGACCGAAATTCGAAGTTTTTTGGTTATGCTTTTCCCATTAAAAATGAAGAGGAAGCTAGTGTTTATCTGGAAGAGTTGAAAACGAAGCATCATAAAGCGCGGCATTGGTGTTATGCCTGGCAAACCGGAAAAGAGGAACAGGATATTTATTATCGCGCTAATGATGACGGTGAACCATCTAACTCGGCCGGAATGCCAATTTACGGGCAAATGCAGTCTTTTGAAGTGACCAATGTTCTTATTGTAGTGGTTCGGTATTTTGGCGGTGTAAAATTAGGTGTGGGCGGACTCATAAACGCGTACAAAACAGCGGCGCAAATGGCGCTGGAAAATTCAAATATCGTTAAACGTACAATTGACGAAATTTTTGAAGTGCATTTTGATTATCCCGAAATGAATATCGTAATGCGACTAATCAAAGAAAATAACCTGAATATACTAGAACAAAAATTAGCGTTGGATTGTAAGATTTATATTTCAGTACGCAAAAATGACGCTGAAGCCATATTCGATAAATTCGATACTACTTATAAAGTGGCAATTAAGAGAATTGATGCTAATTAG